The bacterium genome contains a region encoding:
- a CDS encoding cupredoxin domain-containing protein codes for MSILEENNNKQAQGYFWIIIVAILVFSIGGYIYISQGRSEKQTTNTPTRSFQVTDTEVSLVDESTEQDLSSVITVEGGSTYFKPNVIRVKQGQLVKIEFKNVEGNHNFVLDEFDIETKEIGPNQITEGIEFIADKVGEFEFYCSVSNHRQLGMVGKLIVEE; via the coding sequence GTGAGTATATTGGAAGAAAATAACAACAAACAAGCACAAGGATATTTTTGGATTATTATTGTTGCCATATTAGTTTTCTCTATAGGTGGCTACATTTACATATCTCAAGGCAGAAGTGAAAAACAAACAACAAACACACCAACCAGAAGTTTTCAAGTAACTGATACAGAAGTTAGTTTGGTGGACGAGAGTACAGAGCAAGATTTATCATCAGTTATAACAGTTGAGGGTGGGTCTACATATTTTAAGCCAAATGTCATTAGGGTTAAGCAAGGTCAACTAGTAAAAATTGAGTTTAAAAACGTAGAAGGTAATCACAACTTTGTCTTGGATGAGTTTGACATAGAGACTAAAGAAATTGGACCAAATCAAATAACTGAAGGTATTGAATTTATAGCTGACAAGGTTGGTGAATTTGAATTTTATTGCTCAGTATCAAATCACAGGCAACTTGGAATGGTAGGTAAACTCATAGTTGAAGAATAG
- a CDS encoding methyltransferase domain-containing protein yields MNIERPKHGYYNTSNWINPSAAEHQERYSFAARHISMINNLANLNCVGDMSCGYGESTHFLQKQLVLNGKKVISLVGVDIDESSINHAIRNKKSTQTFVCKDISTLDFPCDLGKLGFQNFDAITCLETVEHVSPAENATVSLKNLNFLLQNKNGILIVSSPNRRYFANNRYKPYSPFHIQELNLTEFSEILDRTGFKYDIYGQRIMPVNFIRMFDGLRTVADKHIKYRRQIGKVITVLSNLGNIDPRVKKWEDTVKVQPKYFVAVCRIR; encoded by the coding sequence ATGAATATAGAGCGACCTAAGCATGGTTATTATAATACGTCGAATTGGATAAACCCATCAGCTGCTGAACATCAAGAACGATATAGTTTTGCAGCTCGACATATCAGTATGATTAATAACCTTGCTAATCTAAATTGTGTTGGTGATATGTCATGTGGGTATGGCGAGTCAACACATTTTCTTCAGAAACAATTAGTACTTAATGGAAAAAAAGTTATAAGTTTGGTTGGAGTAGATATAGACGAATCTTCAATTAATCACGCTATTCGCAACAAAAAATCTACTCAAACCTTTGTGTGTAAAGATATATCTACATTAGATTTTCCGTGTGATTTGGGTAAGTTAGGGTTTCAAAATTTTGACGCGATAACTTGTCTCGAAACAGTTGAACATGTAAGTCCGGCTGAAAACGCCACAGTGTCTTTAAAAAATCTAAATTTTTTATTGCAAAATAAGAATGGTATTTTAATTGTTTCGTCCCCAAATAGGAGATATTTTGCAAACAATAGATATAAACCATATAGTCCATTTCATATTCAGGAATTAAATTTGACAGAATTTAGTGAAATTTTAGATCGAACAGGATTTAAATATGATATTTACGGCCAAAGAATTATGCCGGTTAATTTTATACGAATGTTTGACGGATTGAGAACTGTTGCTGACAAACATATAAAATATCGAAGACAGATTGGAAAAGTAATAACAGTTTTGTCAAATTTAGGAAATATAGATCCACGTGTTAAAAAATGGGAAGATACTGTCAAAGTTCAGCCTAAATATTTTGTTGCTGTTTGTAGGATTCGATAA